From one Bacteroides intestinalis DSM 17393 genomic stretch:
- a CDS encoding FecR family protein, whose translation MTEVNKNRTKTDEAWERLYARLNKDRLLVEAGQGRAVRRKLLLKWGTLAAAVIAGFVYLASALWFVPGGEVENLNLVTQENREASMLVTTLEDGSVVYLAQESTLQYPEHFATDKREVNLQGEAFFDVAKNHEQTFLIETGKVRIEVLGTAFNVRSHEDDFFRLSVQRGRVKVSLKQGGQSVLVSAGETVTLQARQLQLSETEDSDEFRQYTKNIRFKDECLEDILRVVNAEAPTLQIQVASSVLNKRKLTIEFENNSPETVAELICWALSLKYSREGDKLILSE comes from the coding sequence ATGACTGAAGTGAATAAAAATAGGACAAAGACGGATGAGGCATGGGAACGGTTGTATGCCCGTTTGAATAAAGACCGCCTGCTCGTAGAGGCAGGGCAGGGACGGGCGGTGCGTCGCAAACTACTTCTGAAATGGGGGACACTGGCGGCTGCCGTAATTGCCGGTTTTGTTTATCTGGCATCTGCTTTATGGTTCGTGCCGGGAGGTGAGGTGGAAAATCTTAATCTGGTGACGCAGGAAAACCGTGAAGCATCCATGTTGGTTACTACGCTCGAAGATGGCTCTGTGGTATATCTGGCTCAAGAGAGTACTTTGCAGTATCCCGAACATTTTGCTACGGATAAGCGGGAAGTGAATTTGCAGGGAGAAGCATTCTTTGATGTAGCGAAGAATCACGAACAAACCTTTCTGATTGAGACAGGGAAGGTACGGATAGAGGTGCTGGGTACGGCTTTCAATGTACGCAGTCATGAGGATGATTTTTTCCGGCTATCCGTGCAGCGGGGCAGGGTGAAGGTCTCGTTGAAGCAAGGGGGACAGAGTGTGCTGGTAAGTGCCGGAGAAACCGTAACCTTACAGGCTCGACAATTGCAATTGAGTGAAACAGAAGATTCCGATGAGTTCAGACAGTATACAAAGAATATACGCTTCAAAGATGAATGTCTGGAAGATATTTTGCGGGTGGTGAATGCTGAAGCTCCTACTTTGCAGATACAGGTAGCATCGTCGGTCTTGAATAAACGGAAGCTGACTATTGAATTTGAAAACAACTCCCCCGAAACAGTGGCAGAACTCATTTGCTGGGCGTTGAGTCTGAAATATTCACGCGAAGGTGATAAACTGATTTTATCCGAATGA
- a CDS encoding carboxypeptidase-like regulatory domain-containing protein: protein MKKLVGITVGWLMAFLLLGILPLWAQEEAGNYFTITGVVKNKDNKRKLENVNVSVPGTNIGTVTNADGVFSLKIGDTETIQGLEVSHIGYLNSQVSLKNKKDISDLTIWMIPAPNLLSEVVIFGNNARALVEEAIKKIPVNYSPDKSLLTAFYRETVQKRRRYISVSEAVIDVAKTAYSDREPSNDKVQIQKGRRLLSQKTSDTLAVKVVGGPTLSIYLDVVKNGDALLSPENLNYYDFQIEEPVNLDNRMQYVVSFRPRVSLMYALFYGKLYIDFEKLAFTRAEFSLDMQNRVKAVEAILHKKPLGLRFRPQEVSYLVTYKERNGKTYLNYIRNEIRFKCDWKKRLFSSGYTVFSEMVVTDRKNDFATIPNKKAFKEKQVFYDMVDVYWNEDFWKAYNIIEPTESLEHAVSKLKKQSR from the coding sequence ATGAAAAAGTTAGTTGGAATTACAGTTGGGTGGTTGATGGCATTTTTGCTATTGGGTATTTTACCTTTGTGGGCACAGGAAGAGGCCGGAAACTATTTCACTATCACGGGAGTGGTGAAAAATAAGGATAATAAGAGAAAACTGGAGAATGTGAATGTATCTGTTCCCGGTACGAACATCGGAACCGTTACGAATGCGGATGGTGTGTTTTCTTTGAAAATTGGGGATACAGAAACTATTCAGGGGTTGGAAGTTTCACATATCGGATACTTGAATTCCCAGGTTTCCTTAAAAAATAAGAAAGATATATCTGACCTTACCATTTGGATGATTCCGGCTCCTAATCTGCTGAGTGAGGTTGTAATCTTTGGTAATAATGCCCGGGCACTTGTGGAAGAAGCCATAAAGAAGATTCCGGTGAACTATTCGCCCGATAAGAGTTTACTGACCGCATTTTATCGGGAGACAGTGCAGAAAAGACGCCGTTACATTAGTGTATCGGAAGCTGTGATAGATGTTGCTAAAACAGCATATAGTGACCGTGAACCCTCCAATGACAAAGTACAGATACAGAAGGGACGTCGTTTGCTAAGTCAAAAAACAAGTGATACGCTGGCTGTCAAAGTAGTGGGCGGACCTACTCTTTCCATTTATCTGGATGTTGTGAAGAACGGGGATGCACTGCTGAGTCCGGAAAATCTGAATTACTATGATTTCCAAATTGAGGAACCTGTGAATCTGGATAACCGTATGCAATATGTAGTTAGTTTTCGTCCCAGAGTCAGTTTGATGTACGCCTTGTTCTACGGGAAACTCTATATTGATTTTGAGAAGCTGGCATTCACCCGTGCAGAGTTCTCACTGGATATGCAGAACAGAGTGAAGGCGGTAGAAGCTATTCTCCATAAGAAACCCCTTGGGTTACGATTCAGACCGCAGGAAGTCTCCTATTTGGTGACATATAAAGAGCGGAATGGGAAAACTTATCTGAATTATATACGAAATGAAATCCGCTTTAAGTGCGACTGGAAAAAGCGTTTATTCTCTTCCGGCTATACAGTATTCTCTGAAATGGTGGTGACAGATAGAAAGAATGATTTCGCAACTATTCCCAACAAGAAGGCTTTTAAAGAAAAACAGGTATTCTATGATATGGTAGATGTATATTGGAATGAGGACTTCTGGAAAGCATATAATATTATTGAACCCACAGAGTCTCTGGAACATGCAGTGAGCAAATTGAAAAAACAATCCCGTTAG
- a CDS encoding RNA polymerase sigma-70 factor: MLNELFILTKIKEGDIKAFEEVFRRYYSSLCWYAAGITGEMEAAEEIVEELFYVFWKDREHLQIFQSVKSYLYTAVRNEALQYCQHKEVKERYREYVLAGNVLEQSSDPHRLLEYEELQRLIRHTLDKLPVRRLQIFQMHRMEGKKYAEIASSLSLSIKTVEAEMTKALRTLRNEIDNYILTK; encoded by the coding sequence ATGCTGAATGAACTCTTCATACTGACAAAAATAAAAGAGGGCGATATAAAGGCGTTCGAGGAGGTCTTCCGCCGTTACTATTCCTCTCTTTGCTGGTATGCCGCAGGCATTACGGGGGAGATGGAAGCTGCCGAGGAAATAGTGGAGGAACTGTTCTACGTGTTTTGGAAGGACCGAGAGCATTTACAAATTTTCCAGTCTGTAAAGAGCTATCTGTATACAGCTGTTCGCAATGAAGCTCTACAATATTGCCAGCACAAGGAAGTTAAAGAGCGGTATCGCGAGTATGTATTGGCAGGAAATGTCCTAGAACAGAGTTCTGATCCTCACAGGCTATTGGAATATGAAGAGTTGCAGAGATTGATTCGCCATACTCTTGATAAATTGCCGGTACGCAGGCTGCAGATATTCCAAATGCATCGTATGGAAGGAAAGAAATATGCGGAGATTGCTTCTTCATTATCTCTGTCCATTAAGACAGTAGAGGCCGAAATGACGAAAGCGCTCCGTACCCTACGAAACGAAATAGATAATTATATTCTTACGAAATGA
- the dnaK gene encoding molecular chaperone DnaK: MGKIIGIDLGTTNSCVSVFEGNEPVVIANSEGKRTTPSIVAFVDGGERKVGDPAKRQAITNPTRTVSSIKRFMGETWDQVQKEIARMPYKVVKGDNNMPRVDIDGRLYTPQEISAMILQKMKKTAEDYLGQEVTEAVITVPAYFSDSQRQATKEAGQIAGLEVKRIVNEPTAAALAYGIDKANKDMKVAVFDLGGGTFDISILEFGGGVFEVLSTNGDTHLGGDDFDQVIITWLVDEFKNDEGADLTQDPMAMQRLKEAAEKAKIELSSSTSTEINLPYIMPVGGVPKHLVKTLTRAKFEALAHTLIQACLEPCKKAMSDAGLSNSDIDEVILVGGSSRIPAVQKLVEDFFGKAPSKGVNPDEVVAVGAAVQGAVLTDEIKGVVLLDVTPLSMGIETLGGVMTKLIDANTTIPCKKSETFSTAADNQSEVTIHVLQGERPMAAQNKSIGQFNLSGIAPARRGVPQIEVTFDIDANGILKVSAKDKATGKEQAIRIEASSGLSKEEIEKMKAEAEANAEADKKEREKIDKLNQADSMIFTTENQLKELGDKLPVDKKAPIEAALQKLKDAHKAQDLAAVDTAMAELNTAFQAASAEMYAQSGAQGGAQAGPDMNAGQAGGAQDTAKHGDNVQDADFEEVK; encoded by the coding sequence ATGGGAAAAATTATTGGTATTGACTTAGGAACTACAAACTCTTGCGTTTCTGTATTCGAAGGAAACGAGCCTGTAGTAATTGCAAACAGTGAAGGAAAGCGTACTACTCCGTCTATCGTAGCATTCGTTGACGGTGGTGAGCGTAAAGTGGGTGACCCTGCAAAACGTCAGGCTATCACGAACCCGACAAGAACCGTATCCTCAATCAAACGTTTCATGGGTGAGACTTGGGATCAGGTTCAGAAAGAAATTGCCCGTATGCCTTATAAGGTTGTTAAGGGTGACAACAACATGCCGCGTGTAGATATTGACGGACGTCTTTATACTCCGCAGGAAATTTCAGCTATGATTCTTCAGAAAATGAAGAAAACTGCTGAGGACTATTTGGGGCAAGAAGTTACAGAAGCTGTAATTACCGTTCCGGCTTACTTCTCCGATTCTCAGCGTCAGGCAACAAAAGAAGCCGGCCAGATTGCCGGTCTGGAAGTGAAACGTATCGTGAACGAACCGACAGCTGCTGCTTTGGCTTACGGTATCGATAAAGCGAACAAAGATATGAAGGTTGCCGTATTCGACCTTGGTGGTGGTACATTCGATATCTCTATCCTTGAATTCGGTGGCGGTGTATTCGAAGTATTGTCAACAAACGGTGATACTCACTTGGGTGGTGACGACTTTGACCAGGTAATTATCACTTGGTTGGTAGATGAATTCAAGAATGACGAAGGTGCCGACCTGACTCAGGATCCGATGGCTATGCAACGTCTGAAAGAAGCTGCTGAAAAGGCTAAGATTGAATTGTCTTCTTCTACAAGTACTGAAATTAACTTGCCGTACATTATGCCGGTAGGTGGTGTACCTAAGCACTTGGTTAAGACTTTAACTCGTGCTAAGTTCGAAGCTTTGGCTCACACTTTGATTCAGGCTTGTCTGGAACCGTGTAAGAAGGCTATGTCTGATGCTGGTTTGAGCAACTCTGATATCGACGAAGTAATTCTTGTGGGTGGTTCTTCACGTATACCGGCTGTACAGAAGTTGGTTGAAGATTTCTTCGGTAAAGCTCCTTCTAAAGGTGTAAATCCGGATGAAGTAGTGGCCGTAGGTGCTGCCGTACAGGGTGCTGTGCTGACGGACGAAATCAAGGGTGTGGTATTGCTGGATGTTACTCCGCTGTCTATGGGTATCGAAACTCTGGGTGGTGTAATGACCAAGTTGATCGATGCTAACACTACTATTCCGTGCAAGAAGAGCGAAACATTCTCTACTGCTGCTGATAACCAGAGCGAAGTAACGATCCATGTATTGCAAGGAGAGCGTCCGATGGCTGCTCAGAATAAGTCAATCGGTCAGTTTAACCTGTCAGGTATTGCTCCGGCTCGTCGTGGTGTTCCTCAGATTGAGGTAACGTTCGATATCGATGCTAACGGTATCTTGAAGGTATCTGCTAAGGATAAGGCTACAGGGAAGGAGCAAGCTATTCGTATCGAAGCTTCCAGCGGTTTGAGCAAAGAAGAAATTGAAAAGATGAAGGCTGAAGCTGAAGCTAATGCAGAAGCTGATAAGAAAGAACGTGAAAAGATTGATAAGCTGAATCAGGCTGACTCAATGATCTTCACTACTGAAAATCAGTTGAAAGAATTGGGTGACAAGCTGCCGGTTGACAAGAAAGCTCCGATTGAAGCTGCTTTGCAGAAACTGAAAGATGCTCATAAGGCACAGGATCTGGCTGCTGTTGATACTGCTATGGCAGAACTGAATACTGCATTCCAGGCTGCAAGTGCTGAAATGTATGCACAGAGCGGTGCTCAAGGTGGTGCTCAGGCTGGTCCTGATATGAATGCCGGACAAGCTGGTGGTGCTCAGGATACTGCTAAGCATGGCGACAACGTGCAAGATGCAGACTTCGAGGAAGTCAAGTAA
- a CDS encoding TIM-barrel domain-containing protein produces MKKLLNDSGKLKALLFASFLCFMLPCLSAYAVEENYTGITQQETLIVDVVKINPTTVDILFSNHQRMTLDFYGENIFRVFQDNSGGMLRVPEAKPEAKILVDQPRRGVSQLNIKNNGDFFSITSGKIKVEFDKSTALMKVINLKTGVTVLEEAEPVLFDKERVILKLKENLQEYFYGGGVQNGRFSHKGKTISIENQNSWTDGGVASPNPYYWSTNGYGLMWYTFKRGVYDFGREEKGIVKLFHQTNYLDIFIMVNDGTVSLLNDYYQLTGNPVLMPKFGFYQGHLNAYNRDYWKEDENGILFEDGKRYKESQKDNSGIKESLNGEKDNYQFSARAVIDRYKNHDMPLGWLLPNDGYGAGYGQTETLDGNIQNLKNLTDYARKNGVEIGLWTQSDLHPKEGISALLQRDIVKEVRDAGVRVLKTDVAWVGAGYSFGLNGITDVAQIMTYYGNDARPFIISLDGWAGTQRYAGIWSGDQTGGVWEYIRFHIPTYIGSGLSGNPNICSDMDGIFGGKNPVVNTRDFQWKTFTPMQLNMDGWGANEKYPHALGEPVTSINRWYLKLKSEIMPYAYSIAKESVDGLPMIRAMFLQYPNPYTLGKATQYQFLYGPYFLVAPIYQATKVDEQGNDIRNGIYLPEGEWVDYFSGEVYQGGRVINNYASPLWKLPVFVKNGAIIPMTLPNNNVSEVDKKLRIYELYPCGQSTFTEYDDDGVTEEYRLGKGVSTLIESNVNTKGEVIVTIHPVQGDFNGFIKEKATEFRINVTEKPKKISATIGKNKIKLTEASSMDEYLQKENVYFYDAQPNLNRFATKGSEFEKEVITKNPQLLVKLAASDITLAPTLLKVNGFVFKPANNYLVTSGSLVAPKAQVTDENTAAYTLKPTWNAVQNADYYEIELNGMTYSTIKDTELLFDGLNVETTYDFKIRAVNKDGYSDWSTFSATTQKDPLEFAIHDIVGETTADNQGRSLRRLFDFEEGELWHTKYNEKAVPFDLVMDLKSINQVEKFHYLPRENAGNGTLLKGIVYCSMDKENWTEAGTFDWKRDNEVKVFTFAEAPTARYIRMSITEAVGNYGSGQEIYVFRVPETESYLPGDINNDKWVDENDLTSYINYTGLRRGDADFEGYISNGDLNRNGLIDAYDISVVATQLDGGADAVRGEKVEGKLDISTPKQTYAKDELVEVLVKGTGLRFVNALSFALAYDPADYEFVGIQPLGMKNMENLTNDRLHTNGTKSLYPTFVNIGEHESLEGESNLFVIKLKAKRKVSFKLTATDGYLVDKLLNVHTF; encoded by the coding sequence ATGAAGAAATTACTCAATGACTCTGGGAAGTTGAAGGCATTATTGTTTGCTTCCTTCCTATGTTTTATGCTACCTTGTCTGTCAGCGTATGCAGTAGAAGAAAACTACACCGGAATAACGCAACAAGAAACTTTAATTGTTGACGTGGTGAAAATCAATCCGACTACGGTTGATATCTTGTTTTCCAACCACCAGCGTATGACGCTCGACTTTTATGGAGAAAATATTTTCAGAGTGTTCCAGGATAATTCGGGTGGGATGCTTCGTGTCCCGGAAGCAAAGCCTGAAGCTAAAATTCTTGTGGACCAACCACGTAGGGGTGTATCTCAATTGAATATTAAAAATAATGGTGACTTTTTCTCGATTACCAGCGGAAAAATAAAAGTAGAGTTTGATAAGAGTACCGCATTGATGAAAGTCATAAACCTCAAAACTGGTGTTACTGTACTGGAAGAGGCTGAGCCTGTTCTTTTTGATAAAGAAAGAGTTATCTTGAAACTGAAAGAAAACCTTCAGGAGTATTTCTATGGAGGTGGTGTACAAAACGGCCGTTTCTCACACAAAGGCAAGACCATCTCTATTGAAAACCAAAATAGCTGGACAGATGGAGGAGTAGCATCTCCCAATCCGTATTATTGGTCAACAAATGGCTACGGTTTGATGTGGTATACCTTTAAAAGAGGGGTTTACGATTTTGGTAGAGAAGAAAAGGGTATTGTGAAATTATTCCACCAAACAAACTATCTCGATATCTTCATTATGGTTAATGATGGTACCGTATCCTTGCTGAACGATTATTACCAGTTGACAGGTAACCCCGTACTGATGCCGAAATTCGGTTTCTATCAAGGACACCTGAATGCCTATAATCGTGACTATTGGAAAGAGGACGAAAATGGTATTCTGTTTGAGGATGGGAAGCGTTACAAAGAAAGTCAAAAAGATAATAGTGGTATTAAAGAATCGTTGAATGGAGAGAAAGATAATTATCAGTTTTCGGCGCGTGCTGTAATAGACCGCTACAAGAATCATGATATGCCGCTGGGGTGGCTGTTGCCTAATGATGGTTATGGAGCCGGTTATGGTCAGACGGAAACGCTGGACGGTAACATTCAAAACTTGAAGAACCTGACAGACTATGCTCGTAAGAATGGTGTGGAAATTGGTTTATGGACACAGTCCGATCTTCATCCAAAAGAAGGTATCAGTGCTTTGTTGCAGCGTGACATTGTAAAGGAAGTGAGGGATGCAGGCGTGCGTGTACTGAAAACCGATGTTGCTTGGGTAGGTGCCGGATATTCCTTTGGATTGAATGGTATCACAGACGTGGCACAGATTATGACTTACTATGGTAATGATGCCCGTCCCTTTATTATTTCCCTTGATGGCTGGGCGGGTACGCAGCGCTATGCCGGTATATGGTCGGGCGATCAGACAGGAGGAGTCTGGGAATATATTCGTTTCCACATTCCTACTTATATAGGTTCAGGGTTGTCGGGTAATCCTAATATCTGTTCTGATATGGACGGTATCTTCGGAGGAAAGAATCCGGTAGTCAATACCAGAGACTTCCAGTGGAAAACCTTCACGCCCATGCAGTTGAATATGGACGGGTGGGGAGCCAATGAAAAGTATCCTCATGCTTTGGGCGAACCGGTCACTTCTATCAATCGATGGTATTTGAAACTGAAATCAGAGATTATGCCTTATGCTTACAGCATTGCCAAAGAATCGGTGGATGGCCTGCCTATGATACGGGCTATGTTTTTGCAATATCCCAATCCCTACACATTGGGTAAGGCTACGCAATATCAGTTCCTCTATGGACCCTATTTCCTGGTGGCACCTATTTATCAGGCTACCAAAGTAGATGAGCAAGGCAATGATATTCGTAATGGTATTTATCTCCCTGAAGGAGAATGGGTAGATTACTTCTCCGGTGAAGTATATCAGGGAGGACGTGTTATTAATAACTATGCTTCACCACTCTGGAAATTACCTGTATTTGTGAAGAATGGAGCTATTATTCCTATGACACTCCCTAATAATAATGTCAGCGAAGTAGACAAAAAACTGCGTATATATGAACTCTATCCCTGTGGACAGAGTACATTCACTGAGTATGACGATGATGGAGTGACTGAAGAATACCGCTTGGGTAAGGGTGTAAGTACATTGATTGAATCTAATGTCAACACTAAAGGTGAGGTTATAGTTACTATTCATCCGGTTCAAGGTGATTTTAATGGTTTTATAAAAGAAAAGGCTACTGAGTTCAGGATCAATGTTACTGAAAAGCCTAAGAAGATTTCGGCAACTATTGGCAAGAACAAGATTAAACTTACAGAAGCAAGCAGTATGGATGAGTATCTTCAGAAAGAAAATGTTTACTTCTACGATGCCCAGCCCAATCTGAATCGGTTTGCTACCAAGGGTAGCGAGTTTGAAAAAGAAGTTATCACGAAGAATCCACAGCTTCTCGTCAAGTTGGCTGCTTCCGATATTACGTTAGCTCCGACACTATTGAAGGTAAACGGGTTTGTATTTAAACCGGCGAATAACTATCTGGTAACCTCAGGTTCGCTGGTTGCTCCAAAGGCACAGGTAACTGATGAAAATACGGCTGCCTACACCCTGAAGCCTACTTGGAATGCAGTACAAAATGCAGACTATTACGAAATAGAGCTTAATGGTATGACCTATAGCACTATCAAAGACACAGAACTGTTATTTGATGGTCTGAATGTGGAGACTACTTATGACTTTAAGATACGTGCTGTGAATAAAGATGGATATTCCGATTGGTCAACTTTTAGTGCTACCACCCAAAAAGATCCGTTGGAGTTTGCTATACATGATATTGTGGGTGAAACTACTGCTGACAACCAGGGCCGTTCGCTTCGCCGTCTGTTCGATTTTGAAGAAGGAGAGTTATGGCATACCAAGTACAATGAAAAAGCAGTTCCCTTCGACTTGGTTATGGACTTGAAGTCTATCAATCAGGTTGAAAAGTTCCACTACTTGCCTCGTGAGAATGCAGGAAACGGAACGTTGCTGAAAGGTATCGTTTATTGTAGTATGGATAAGGAGAATTGGACTGAAGCAGGAACCTTCGACTGGAAGCGTGATAATGAAGTGAAAGTATTCACCTTCGCTGAAGCTCCTACCGCTCGTTATATCAGGATGAGTATTACCGAGGCTGTAGGTAATTATGGTTCGGGACAAGAGATTTATGTCTTCCGGGTGCCTGAAACGGAAAGTTACCTGCCCGGCGACATCAACAATGATAAGTGGGTTGATGAAAACGACTTGACCTCTTACATCAACTATACAGGGTTGAGGCGTGGCGATGCGGACTTTGAAGGATATATCAGCAATGGCGACCTGAATCGCAACGGTCTGATAGATGCCTACGATATCTCTGTTGTTGCTACGCAACTGGATGGTGGTGCTGACGCCGTGAGAGGCGAGAAGGTTGAAGGAAAGCTTGACATTAGTACACCGAAACAAACTTATGCCAAGGATGAACTCGTTGAGGTATTGGTGAAAGGTACTGGCCTACGTTTTGTAAATGCCCTTAGTTTTGCATTAGCTTACGATCCTGCCGACTATGAATTTGTAGGTATACAGCCATTAGGTATGAAAAACATGGAAAACCTGACAAATGACAGGCTTCATACCAACGGTACCAAGTCGTTGTATCCCACGTTCGTAAACATCGGGGAACACGAGTCGCTTGAAGGTGAGAGCAACCTGTTTGTCATTAAGCTTAAGGCCAAACGGAAAGTTTCCTTCAAACTGACAGCAACAGATGGATACCTGGTAGATAAGTTGCTGAACGTGCATACGTTTTAA
- a CDS encoding carboxypeptidase-like regulatory domain-containing protein yields the protein MKLHRFFILLLGLLFITCGMRADGGDVLERMIRLPGMKGTVYSLLGKVSEQSGYLFVYDSKVVNNDIEVKTKRKSCTVRQAIYEIIGDKSLELKVIGHHILILPPMERIVGKKTASEELLPLPAYFTITGTLRDKETGDPVVNASVILQGTSIGNITNKNGEFRLHLPDSLKSGNLSFSHLGYVAQNIEAATLIGRDNVLSLEPKIVPLQEVLIRLVEPRKLLREMVERRKENYSSAPVYLTTFYREGVQLKNKFQSLTEAVFKVYKSPLQEINTSDQVKLLKMSRIDNRERTDSLVAKIRAGIQACLQLDFIKDLPDFLSVDAEDNPYVYTSGDITFIDDRCVNVVYFEQKREIKAPLYCGALYIDSENGALVQARIEMQPKYIKDATRIFVVRQAQKVNLTTQKVVYTISYKPWNGTYYIHHIRGDLYFKMKRKRVFFSNPTLHTWFEMVTCLVDKENVTRFPRAERLPTRTVLADEEFRYDEHFWEDFNIIPLEEELSKIIEKVALKIEKTGAEEE from the coding sequence ATGAAACTTCATCGTTTCTTCATTCTCCTTTTAGGGCTACTCTTCATAACCTGTGGTATGAGAGCAGATGGGGGAGATGTGTTGGAACGTATGATCCGACTGCCCGGAATGAAAGGAACCGTATACTCCTTGTTAGGTAAAGTTTCGGAACAATCCGGTTACCTTTTCGTTTACGACAGCAAGGTAGTGAATAATGATATTGAGGTAAAGACAAAAAGGAAAAGCTGCACGGTCCGGCAGGCTATTTATGAAATCATAGGTGATAAGTCATTAGAACTTAAGGTGATAGGACATCACATCTTAATTCTGCCTCCTATGGAGAGGATTGTGGGGAAAAAAACTGCTTCGGAAGAACTACTTCCACTACCGGCTTATTTCACCATAACCGGAACTTTACGTGATAAAGAAACGGGAGACCCCGTTGTAAATGCATCGGTCATTCTTCAAGGCACTTCAATAGGTAATATTACAAATAAGAATGGGGAGTTCAGGCTACATCTGCCTGACTCCCTGAAAAGTGGCAATCTTTCTTTTTCCCATTTAGGGTATGTTGCACAAAATATTGAAGCAGCCACGCTGATTGGACGGGATAATGTACTGAGCTTGGAACCCAAAATAGTTCCTTTACAAGAAGTGCTGATCCGGTTGGTGGAACCCAGGAAGTTATTGCGGGAAATGGTGGAGCGACGCAAAGAAAACTATTCGTCAGCTCCCGTTTATCTGACTACCTTCTATCGGGAAGGCGTCCAGCTGAAGAACAAATTCCAAAGTCTGACAGAAGCTGTATTCAAAGTTTATAAATCTCCTCTGCAAGAGATTAATACATCCGATCAGGTAAAACTATTAAAGATGAGCCGGATTGATAATCGGGAGAGAACAGATAGCTTGGTAGCTAAGATTAGAGCCGGCATACAAGCTTGCCTGCAACTGGATTTTATTAAGGATCTGCCGGATTTCCTGTCGGTGGATGCAGAAGATAACCCATATGTATATACTTCGGGTGACATTACATTTATTGACGACCGATGCGTCAATGTGGTTTATTTTGAGCAGAAGCGGGAAATCAAGGCACCTCTTTATTGTGGAGCATTGTATATTGATTCGGAGAATGGAGCTTTGGTACAGGCTCGCATAGAGATGCAACCCAAGTACATCAAAGATGCTACGCGGATTTTTGTTGTCCGGCAGGCGCAGAAGGTGAACCTGACTACACAAAAGGTGGTATATACCATTTCGTATAAACCGTGGAATGGTACTTACTACATCCATCACATTCGTGGTGACTTATATTTCAAGATGAAGAGAAAACGTGTTTTCTTCAGTAATCCGACTTTGCATACTTGGTTTGAAATGGTGACTTGCTTGGTGGATAAAGAGAATGTGACCCGCTTTCCTCGTGCTGAGAGACTGCCTACACGTACTGTACTTGCAGATGAAGAATTCAGGTATGACGAACATTTCTGGGAAGATTTCAATATCATTCCACTGGAAGAAGAACTCAGTAAAATTATAGAGAAGGTTGCGTTAAAGATAGAAAAAACAGGTGCTGAGGAGGAATAG